AGGGGCGCAGGTTGAGCAGGAGCCGCCCCGTTTTTTTCTCCGTCCGCCCCACATCCTCCCCCACGGCCCGCGGGAGCTTCAATGTCAAGGCCAGGTCCCTTCCCCCCACGGCGGACAGCCCAAGACGGCCGGCCCATTCCATCGAGGGCGTATCCCTCAAGTGCAGGACGCGGCAGGCCCTCAGCGCATCCCGGGTCAGCCAGCGCGCCCCAGCGCTCCGCAGCGGTCCGATCGACTGTCCGAGAGCCCAGGGGACGGCCCCGCAGATGCAGGCCAGGCGCACCAGCCCCCAGTACCAGAGACAGGATCGAAGGCTCGTCCCATCCTGAAAGAGCCCCCCTCCCCCCAGGAGCAGGGTCTCGCTCGATCGCAGCGCCGAGAGGACGCCGCGCAGGCGCCATCGGGAGACGGAATCGACCCCGAACGCACGTCGGGAGCCCTCCGGATCGTTCGAGAGCACGACGACGTTCCCCCGCCCGACGCCCGCCCGCTCCAGGGCCTCCAGGGAGGCGCCGGCCAGAAGTTCGTCCCCCAGGTTGCCGAACCCATAGTAGCCGGCCAGGGCAACCCGATAGCGCCGGGCCCCTCCTTGCGGGGTCATCGGGTCATTCCGCCAGGACGCGAATCCGACGCCACAGAGGCCGCAGAACCCGGCCGACAGCCAGGACCACAACCGAACCGAGAATCAGGCCCAGCCACAAGCCGTTAAACTCCCGAAGCAGGATGAAGGCGATCGGCGTGTGGAAGTGGCAGAAGCTGTTCACGACGGAGGAGAACCCCAACGCCGCGCCAAGGCGGAGGAGCTCGCGGTAGCGTGCC
The sequence above is drawn from the uncultured Fretibacterium sp. genome and encodes:
- the csaB gene encoding polysaccharide pyruvyl transferase CsaB, with the translated sequence MTPQGGARRYRVALAGYYGFGNLGDELLAGASLEALERAGVGRGNVVVLSNDPEGSRRAFGVDSVSRWRLRGVLSALRSSETLLLGGGGLFQDGTSLRSCLWYWGLVRLACICGAVPWALGQSIGPLRSAGARWLTRDALRACRVLHLRDTPSMEWAGRLGLSAVGGRDLALTLKLPRAVGEDVGRTEKKTGRLLLNLRPSPDADRFARLAAPFAADFPDEVVGVALSGEDEILLDAMKVAGRLRLDRIERVAGLEEAARLWSGASAAVGMRLHFAVLSALWGTPLAVLPYDPKVEAFARGVGVPCAGEKLPQPCPPAPLDRLGVVLEVDALCRAVLLRN